Proteins from one Pseudomonas bijieensis genomic window:
- a CDS encoding nuclear transport factor 2 family protein, protein MSSAMRLQAAALCLLFSISAVNASETMTQDANAHQVRQAFTNWQQGKGTVFDLLAPDAVWTVAGSSPVSVVYNSKTDLMERAVKPISARLASPISPTVQSIIAEDDVVVVLWNGKATALDQKPYNNTYLWHMTFKDGRVTEVTAFLDTYVLDDLLRRVKPVRQ, encoded by the coding sequence ATGAGTTCGGCGATGCGCCTTCAGGCTGCCGCACTGTGTTTGTTATTTTCAATCAGCGCAGTTAACGCGTCGGAAACAATGACACAAGACGCCAATGCACATCAGGTGCGCCAAGCCTTCACGAACTGGCAACAAGGCAAAGGCACTGTGTTCGATCTGCTGGCGCCTGACGCTGTATGGACTGTTGCCGGATCAAGCCCCGTGTCTGTTGTATATAACAGCAAGACCGATTTAATGGAGCGGGCCGTTAAGCCGATCAGCGCTCGGCTGGCCAGCCCTATCTCTCCCACCGTCCAAAGCATCATTGCCGAGGACGATGTCGTGGTCGTTCTATGGAACGGCAAGGCCACGGCCCTTGATCAAAAGCCCTACAACAACACTTACCTCTGGCACATGACTTTCAAGGATGGCCGGGTCACTGAAGTAACCGCCTTTCTGGATACCTACGTACTGGACGATCTTTTGCGTCGTGTAAAACCTGTTCGGCAATAA
- a CDS encoding DUF1206 domain-containing protein, with product MSPHQSLVLLARGGYAARGVIYLIIGIFALLAAQDSSKSKDSHSSLEVLLSQPFGHALVGLVVMGLLAFAGWRVLQATRDVDHHGKEPKGLVIRAGLLAGGLINGALAFFALGLLISGLKSSGGSGGDQTQDLLARLLSWDHSNVLIYLIALIPLGVGIAHIIKGWKASFEKYFEADEDVMRYVRPVSRFGLIARGVVFIEIAVLLIISGSTYKAMDPPGMKDALDALQNLPAGGVVLMVMALGLIAFSVYSFSEAAWRKINMDVPGMSGT from the coding sequence ATGTCCCCCCACCAAAGCCTGGTTTTACTTGCGCGCGGCGGTTATGCCGCTCGAGGCGTTATTTACCTGATCATCGGCATCTTCGCCTTGCTGGCGGCGCAAGACTCGAGCAAATCGAAAGATAGCCACAGCAGTCTGGAAGTATTGTTAAGCCAGCCATTCGGCCATGCTTTAGTCGGCCTGGTGGTGATGGGTCTACTTGCCTTCGCCGGATGGCGGGTGTTGCAGGCAACCCGTGATGTCGATCATCACGGTAAAGAACCCAAAGGCTTGGTGATTCGGGCAGGCTTGTTGGCGGGAGGTTTGATCAACGGCGCATTGGCATTTTTTGCGTTGGGTTTGCTGATCAGCGGCCTCAAAAGCTCAGGCGGCTCAGGCGGCGATCAAACCCAGGACCTACTGGCGCGCCTGTTGTCCTGGGATCACTCGAATGTGCTGATTTACCTCATTGCACTGATACCGCTTGGCGTCGGCATTGCTCACATCATCAAGGGCTGGAAGGCGTCGTTCGAGAAGTACTTCGAAGCTGACGAGGACGTCATGCGGTATGTGCGCCCGGTGTCGCGCTTCGGTCTAATCGCCCGTGGCGTCGTCTTCATTGAAATCGCCGTGCTGCTCATCATCAGTGGCTCGACTTATAAAGCCATGGACCCACCCGGCATGAAAGACGCCCTCGATGCACTGCAAAACCTGCCGGCCGGTGGCGTGGTTTTAATGGTCATGGCGTTGGGGCTGATCGCGTTTTCGGTCTACAGCTTTTCCGAAGCGGCCTGGCGCAAGATAAACATGGATGTGCCTGGAATGTCGGGAACATAG
- a CDS encoding GNAT family N-acetyltransferase: protein MPHKPNQNSPVILVPAQQSDADALVSVRIEAMRESLERVGRFDPIRARERFLSGFEPRNTRHIEVSGERVGFVVVKHHNNELLLDHLYVKPDAQGSGTGSAVLDHIFKEADAAALPIRVGALKESASNRFYIRHGFQFVESSEFDNYYVRQSVSETSG from the coding sequence ATGCCCCACAAACCCAATCAAAACTCTCCCGTCATTTTGGTCCCTGCTCAACAAAGCGACGCGGACGCTCTGGTGAGTGTTCGAATCGAGGCCATGCGCGAAAGTCTGGAGCGTGTGGGGCGATTTGATCCAATACGCGCACGCGAGCGGTTCCTTAGTGGTTTCGAACCTCGCAACACGCGCCACATAGAGGTGTCGGGAGAGAGGGTTGGATTCGTTGTGGTCAAGCATCACAACAATGAGCTTTTGCTTGACCACTTGTATGTGAAACCAGATGCGCAAGGGTCAGGAACAGGCTCTGCTGTCCTCGACCATATTTTCAAGGAAGCGGATGCGGCCGCGCTCCCGATAAGGGTTGGCGCCCTTAAAGAAAGCGCTTCGAATCGCTTTTATATCCGCCACGGTTTCCAATTCGTCGAAAGCAGTGAGTTCGACAATTATTATGTTCGGCAGAGCGTTAGTGAAACCTCTGGGTGA
- a CDS encoding helix-turn-helix transcriptional regulator encodes MSTPSRVPTYVMQQRSELTDFYIRDKKGRRAETSPHRHEYFQIQINLGGDTVQHIGNVERPFPRNTLAFILPHRVHVIPHPAESNFMVINFSQTFLLPHLQCDPMDLEEVSILLAPELSPFRFQEHLDFILGDEDFAKVCALIEQMRVLDENRQFGTREMLKGLLLQLIGSVCALYAEPLKRLAEENAAEVSRRDALGRMSEYLRKNIADPDLNLIKVAAATYLSPTYLTHWLRKEIGKTFTELVLERRMHAARNYLLNGTRPVGEVARLCGFADEAYFSRRFRQIHGQPPGQFRRQQLNPDSPQLPLNNG; translated from the coding sequence ATGTCAACACCGAGCCGAGTCCCTACCTACGTCATGCAGCAACGCAGCGAATTGACGGACTTTTACATCCGCGACAAAAAGGGCCGGCGCGCCGAAACCAGCCCCCATCGCCACGAGTACTTCCAGATCCAGATCAACCTCGGCGGCGACACCGTGCAGCACATTGGTAACGTCGAGCGCCCGTTTCCACGCAACACCCTGGCCTTCATCCTGCCCCACCGCGTGCATGTGATCCCGCACCCGGCCGAGAGCAATTTCATGGTGATCAATTTTTCCCAGACCTTTCTTCTGCCGCATTTGCAGTGCGACCCAATGGACCTGGAAGAAGTCTCGATTCTGCTGGCGCCCGAACTTTCGCCGTTCCGCTTCCAGGAACACCTGGACTTCATTCTGGGCGATGAGGACTTCGCCAAAGTCTGCGCCCTGATCGAACAGATGCGAGTACTTGACGAGAACCGCCAGTTCGGCACCCGCGAGATGCTCAAGGGCTTGCTGCTGCAATTGATCGGCAGCGTCTGCGCCTTGTACGCCGAGCCGCTCAAGCGCTTGGCCGAAGAGAACGCCGCCGAAGTCAGCCGACGCGACGCCCTGGGCCGGATGTCCGAATACCTGCGCAAGAACATCGCCGACCCCGACCTCAACCTGATCAAGGTGGCAGCGGCGACGTACTTGTCCCCCACGTACCTGACTCACTGGCTGCGCAAGGAAATCGGCAAGACCTTCACCGAGCTGGTACTTGAACGTCGAATGCACGCGGCGCGCAATTACCTGCTCAACGGCACGCGCCCGGTGGGTGAAGTGGCGAGGTTGTGCGGGTTTGCCGACGAAGCTTACTTCTCCCGGCGCTTTCGCCAGATACATGGCCAGCCGCCGGGGCAGTTCAGGCGCCAGCAACTGAATCCGGACAGTCCGCAGTTGCCGTTGAACAATGGCTAG
- a CDS encoding MFS transporter: MSNSHTSQATAAPVIAGARDAIVPQRLPSRRRWFMLSLLLIATIINYIDRVNISIAAPFLAKDLGLDKIEMGLIFSAFAWTYAIALVPAGFIADRFGSRFTYGVSLISWSTVTVCQGLATGFASLFGLRLAVGAMEAPAFPANSRAVTVWFPARERGLASSIYVCGQYLGTALFTGALLWLATTYDWRHVFYSTGALGIVFGVAWLFLYRDPLNCKKVSQEELKYIEAGGGLVKSSQERTRFNWRQIAELFSYRQVWAICIGKFASTSALYFFLTWFPTYLIEERQLTMIKAGIFAVLPFVGATVGILLAGIVSDLLIRRGYSLSFARKLPLVVGSMLGMSIVLVNFTDSNVICIAVLTIAFFAQGIASSSWAAVSEVAPKELIGLTGGITSLAANIGGIVTPIVIGAIVHKTGSFALAFWFIGGVALVGTLSYSLLLGRLYRIELKAR, from the coding sequence ATGTCGAATTCCCACACCTCCCAGGCCACCGCCGCGCCGGTGATTGCCGGCGCCCGGGACGCCATAGTGCCGCAGCGGCTGCCATCGCGTCGGCGTTGGTTCATGCTGTCGTTGCTGCTGATCGCAACGATCATCAACTACATCGACCGGGTAAACATCTCGATTGCCGCACCATTCCTCGCCAAGGACCTGGGCCTGGACAAGATCGAAATGGGCCTGATTTTTTCTGCATTTGCCTGGACCTACGCCATTGCGCTGGTGCCCGCCGGGTTCATCGCCGATCGCTTTGGTTCTCGCTTCACCTACGGGGTGTCGCTGATCAGTTGGTCCACCGTTACCGTGTGCCAAGGCTTGGCCACGGGGTTCGCTTCGCTGTTCGGCCTGCGCCTGGCGGTCGGCGCGATGGAAGCGCCGGCGTTCCCGGCCAACAGCCGTGCGGTCACGGTGTGGTTCCCGGCGCGTGAGCGGGGCCTGGCCAGCAGCATTTACGTCTGCGGCCAGTACCTGGGCACGGCGCTGTTTACCGGCGCGCTGCTTTGGTTGGCGACCACCTACGACTGGCGACATGTGTTCTATAGCACCGGCGCACTCGGCATCGTTTTCGGTGTGGCCTGGCTGTTCCTGTATCGCGACCCGTTGAACTGCAAGAAAGTCAGCCAGGAAGAACTCAAGTACATCGAAGCCGGGGGCGGGCTGGTCAAGAGCAGTCAAGAGCGCACGCGGTTCAACTGGCGGCAGATCGCCGAGCTGTTCAGCTATCGGCAGGTCTGGGCGATTTGCATCGGTAAGTTCGCCAGCACGTCGGCGCTGTACTTCTTTCTCACCTGGTTCCCCACGTACCTGATCGAAGAGCGTCAACTGACCATGATCAAGGCCGGGATCTTCGCCGTGCTGCCGTTCGTGGGCGCGACGGTGGGCATCCTGCTCGCCGGGATCGTCTCCGACCTGCTGATCCGTCGCGGCTATTCGCTGTCTTTTGCCCGCAAGTTGCCGCTGGTGGTCGGCTCGATGCTGGGTATGTCCATCGTGCTGGTGAATTTCACCGATTCCAACGTGATCTGCATCGCCGTGCTGACAATTGCCTTCTTTGCCCAGGGCATCGCTTCGTCCTCGTGGGCGGCGGTGTCGGAAGTGGCGCCCAAGGAACTGATCGGACTGACCGGCGGGATCACCAGCCTGGCGGCCAACATCGGCGGCATCGTCACCCCCATCGTGATTGGCGCAATCGTCCACAAGACCGGTTCATTTGCCTTGGCCTTCTGGTTCATCGGCGGTGTGGCGCTGGTCGGCACCTTGTCCTATTCGTTGCTGCTCGGCCGCTTGTATCGCATTGAGCTCAAGGCGCGCTGA
- a CDS encoding fumarylacetoacetate hydrolase family protein: protein MNMLEYVFTPDLPVTLPVVGTQQRFPVGRVFCVGRNYPWPDTQGESRVPPVFFMKPASSVVEAVGEVAFPSVTEEFVHEIELVVAIGEGGAHIPESQALAYVWGYAAGLDLTRRDVQRMAKRNGLPWEGAKVFDGAAPMTAIVPVSRAGHPEGELWLNVNGEERQRDSLDSQIWSVSEVIARISQSVALRAGDLIMTGSPAGVDVLQPGDVISAGIDGIGQLEMRVGPRP from the coding sequence ATGAACATGCTCGAGTATGTCTTTACCCCGGACCTGCCAGTGACCTTGCCGGTTGTCGGCACCCAACAGCGTTTTCCCGTCGGCCGGGTCTTTTGCGTCGGTCGCAACTACCCTTGGCCTGATACCCAGGGTGAGTCCCGGGTGCCACCGGTGTTTTTCATGAAACCTGCCAGCAGCGTGGTGGAGGCGGTCGGCGAAGTGGCGTTTCCATCGGTGACCGAGGAGTTTGTCCACGAAATCGAACTGGTCGTGGCCATCGGCGAGGGCGGCGCTCATATCCCGGAAAGCCAGGCGCTGGCCTATGTCTGGGGTTATGCCGCCGGCCTGGATCTGACCCGGCGTGACGTCCAGCGCATGGCCAAGCGCAACGGTTTGCCGTGGGAGGGCGCCAAGGTGTTCGACGGCGCCGCGCCAATGACCGCCATCGTGCCGGTCTCGCGGGCGGGGCACCCCGAAGGCGAGTTGTGGCTGAACGTGAACGGCGAAGAGCGCCAGCGCGACAGCCTCGATAGTCAGATCTGGTCGGTCAGTGAAGTCATCGCCCGCATCTCCCAGTCGGTGGCGCTGCGGGCCGGCGACCTGATCATGACCGGCAGCCCGGCCGGCGTCGATGTGCTACAGCCGGGCGATGTCATCAGCGCCGGCATCGACGGCATCGGTCAACTGGAAATGCGCGTTGGTCCGCGACCTTGA
- a CDS encoding SDR family oxidoreductase: MSNTLKVALVTGAGSGIGRAVALGLMEDGYTLVLAGRRPEPLQALAELAASQGREALAVPTDVRDPASVDGLFATIAEVYGRLDVVFNNAGVNAPAVPLDELTFEQWRNVIDTNLNGVFLCARGAFGLMRRQQPQGGRIINNGSISAHTPRPFSSAYTASKHAVLGLTKSLALDGREYNIACSQIDIGNALTEMSVRMTKGVRQANGTIAVEPMVDVKHVADAVRYIAGLPLSANVLNMTVMATAMPFAGRG, translated from the coding sequence ATGTCCAACACATTGAAAGTGGCCTTGGTGACCGGTGCCGGCAGCGGGATTGGCCGTGCGGTGGCCCTGGGCCTGATGGAAGACGGCTACACGCTGGTATTGGCCGGCCGCCGTCCAGAACCGTTGCAAGCATTGGCCGAATTGGCGGCCAGCCAGGGCCGCGAAGCCTTGGCGGTGCCCACCGATGTGCGTGATCCGGCCAGTGTCGATGGGTTGTTTGCAACCATCGCCGAGGTCTACGGACGCCTCGACGTGGTGTTCAACAACGCCGGGGTCAACGCGCCTGCCGTGCCGCTGGATGAGCTGACGTTCGAGCAGTGGCGAAACGTGATCGACACCAACCTCAACGGTGTCTTCCTCTGCGCCCGTGGCGCCTTCGGCCTGATGCGCCGACAACAGCCCCAGGGTGGACGGATCATCAACAACGGTTCGATTTCGGCCCACACTCCGCGGCCATTCAGCAGTGCCTACACCGCCAGTAAACACGCAGTGCTGGGGCTGACCAAATCCCTGGCCCTGGACGGGCGTGAATACAACATTGCCTGCAGCCAGATCGACATCGGCAACGCCCTCACCGAAATGTCGGTGCGCATGACCAAAGGCGTACGCCAGGCCAACGGCACCATCGCTGTGGAGCCGATGGTGGACGTCAAGCACGTGGCCGACGCGGTGCGCTACATCGCCGGCCTGCCGTTGTCGGCCAACGTTTTGAACATGACAGTCATGGCCACGGCCATGCCGTTTGCCGGTCGCGGTTGA
- a CDS encoding 2-hydroxyacid dehydrogenase, with protein MKPEVLQLSPILIPEINARLSELFTIRRYFEQADKQAYLQEHGANIRGVITGGHTGISQALMAQLPKLEVVAVNGVGTDAVDLAYARDRGIRVTATIGALTEDVADLAIGLLIAVCRGLCTSDRYVRSGQWPQSPTPLAPLPLARQVSGMRIGIVGMGRVGRAVATRAAAFGCPISYTDLQPMSDVNHTYVADLKQLARDSDALILAAAADKAEAIIDAEVLRALGKGGYLINVARGKLVNEADLVAALTSGDIAGAALDVFVDEPHVPEALFGSEQVVLQPHRASATLQTRTRMGEMVVASLVDSFAGKVPLGCVTG; from the coding sequence ATGAAGCCAGAAGTCCTACAGCTCAGCCCGATCCTGATCCCTGAAATCAACGCCCGGCTCAGCGAGCTGTTCACGATACGACGCTATTTCGAACAGGCCGACAAACAAGCCTATCTACAAGAGCACGGTGCCAATATTCGTGGCGTGATCACTGGCGGGCACACCGGCATCAGCCAGGCGCTCATGGCACAACTGCCCAAGCTGGAAGTGGTGGCGGTCAACGGCGTCGGTACCGATGCCGTTGACCTGGCCTATGCCAGGGATCGCGGAATCCGCGTGACCGCCACCATTGGCGCGCTGACCGAAGACGTTGCCGACCTGGCCATCGGCTTATTGATTGCCGTGTGCCGCGGCCTCTGCACCAGTGATCGCTACGTGCGCTCCGGCCAATGGCCCCAGAGCCCGACGCCATTGGCCCCACTGCCATTGGCCCGCCAAGTATCCGGCATGCGCATCGGCATCGTCGGCATGGGCCGGGTCGGTCGCGCCGTGGCAACCCGCGCTGCCGCGTTCGGTTGTCCGATCAGCTACACCGACCTGCAGCCCATGAGCGACGTGAACCACACCTACGTCGCCGACCTCAAGCAACTGGCCCGCGACAGCGACGCCCTGATCCTCGCCGCGGCTGCCGACAAGGCTGAAGCCATCATCGATGCCGAGGTGCTGCGCGCCTTGGGCAAGGGTGGGTACCTGATCAACGTGGCTCGGGGCAAACTGGTCAACGAGGCTGATCTGGTGGCGGCGCTGACTTCTGGTGACATTGCCGGCGCGGCGCTGGATGTGTTTGTCGATGAGCCGCATGTGCCCGAGGCATTGTTCGGCAGTGAGCAGGTGGTGCTGCAACCGCACCGCGCGAGTGCGACGTTGCAGACCCGCACGCGGATGGGGGAGATGGTGGTGGCGAGTCTGGTGGATAGTTTTGCCGGGAAGGTGCCGTTGGGGTGTGTGACGGGTTGA